CAGAAAGAAATCCAGGCATTCCAGGAACCGATGGATGAAGTGCGATACGCAGTGTTTAAAAGCCAGAAGGAGGAGAATTCCAAGATTATCTGGGAGATACAAGAACAGATAGAAAAGGGAGCATCATACTCTGATTTTGCGATTCTGTTTCGGACGAACACACAGCCAAGACTTTTGATGGAGCAGTTGATGGAGTATAATATTCCGTTTCGGACGAAGGACAATATCCCAAACCTTTATGAACACTGGATTGCAAAAGATATTTTTGCCTATATCCGCATTGCAAAAGGAAGCAGACTGCGCCGTGATTTTTTGCAGATTATGAACCGCCCGAAACGTTATATCAGCAGAGATTCTTTGGATGAAGAGACGGTTGCATTTGATGTCTGGGAATGGTTTTACGAGGAGCAGCCATGGATTCGGGAACGGATTGAACGGTTGGAATACGATATCAAAATGCTTTCCGGGATGAGTCCGTATGCAGCGATTAACTATATCAGGCGAGGAATTGGGTATGACGATTTCTGCGCAGAATATGCAGATTACCGTCGTATCAACCCAGATGATTTGTACGAAGTGTTAGAAGAACTTTTAGCCGGTGCAAAGGAATACAAGACGTATGATGACTGGTTTAATCACATTGAAGAATATGGAAAAGAATTAGAGCGTCTTAGCAGAATACAAAATCAAAATGAAAACAGTGTTTCCCTTGCAACCTTACATAGTTCAAAAGGGTTAGAATATCCAACGGTTTACATTGTGGACGTCAATGAAGGACTGATGCCATACAAAAAGGCGGTGTTAGACCAGGATATTGAGGAGGAGCGCCGCATGTTTTATGTTGGTATGACCAGAGCAAAAAAAGAACTAAATATTTTTTCTGTGCAGAATCTCAATAACAAGGAGATGGAGATTTCCAGATTTGTAAAAGAGTCGAAGATAGCAAATGCTAAAAAAGTGGAGTAGGAAGCTTTGCATTTTTCAAATCATAATGCAGCAAACAATGTTTTTGCAGCTGATAAAAAAAGATGCCACAAATGGAAAAAAATCCATCCGGCATCTTTTTGTTATAGGAAAAACCTATTCATCATCGTCGGCTAATTTTTCGTAATCAGCCTCGTCTAACAATTCGTCAAAACGATCGGAAACAGCCTCGTATTCCTCATCATCCTGAATGTTTTCTAAGTTCGGATTGCCTTCGGAATCCTCGGAGTAACGGTAGATGAAAACTTCACCTTCCTCGTTTGGTTCTCCCTTCTCATCCAGTGGAAGCAGTGCAATATAATCCTGTTCTCCAACATCAAAAATCGTTAAAATCTCGCATTCTACCTGAGTTCCATCATCCAAATCCAGGGTAACGCAGATATCGGCGTCATCGTCTGTGTTTAAGTTCTTCTGAAGATCTTCTTTACTTGCCATTTGGGCACCTCTCATTCTATCATTTGGAATGTGTTCCATTTTGTAGTTCTATTATAAAAAGCCATCCCCAAAAAGTCAATCACACAAAAAACATTTGCAAAATGATGTACAAAAATGCCCAGAAACGGTATAATAAACAAAGTTTAAGGAAAAAGACGGTTTCGCTGGAAAGGTAAGGCATCTGGTATATATGAATTTTACGATAAAAGAAGGCAATTATAAGGAATTAGGCGCTGTGGCAGAAAAGAAAACTGTGACATTTACGTTTTGTGCGAAAAAAGACGAAGAATGTGCTATTCTTTTATATGAGAAAGAAGAACAAAAACAGCATCGCATTTTAATTCCAAAGGAATACAGGATTGGTTCACTCTGTTCCGTTTGCGTCGAACCGATTGCATGGAAAAATATAGTCTATCAGTATGAAATCAATGGTGTGATACAGGTAGACCCTTATGCAAAAGAAATTATTGGAAGAGAAGCGTGGAATCCGGTTTGTGAAAAAAAGGAAGTGCGTGAGGTTTTTGCTGGCATAACGGGAAACTGCGACTTTACACACAAAGAGAGGAGAGAGCCTGTTACAAAAGACCAGATGATTCTTTATAAACTTCATGTCAGAGGATTTTCCATGGAGGATACGTCGGTCAGAGGACAAAAGAAGGGAACGTTTCCTGCGGTCACGGCAAAAATTCCATACTTAAAAGAACTTGGCATCACAACATTAGAACTGATGCCAGTCTACGAGTTTGAGGAGGCGGACCCAAGGGAAGCGTTAAATTTCTGGGGATATACAAAAGGCAATTATTTTGCAGTAAAATCATCTTATGGGAAAAAGGATGCAAGGAAGGAATTCAGACAGCTTGTGGACACGCTACATGCGCATCACATGGAGGCTGTCATGGAGATTTACTTTGAGGAAAAAGAAAGCCACAGCCTTATTTTAGATGCCCTGCGTTATTGGGTGATGGAGTATCAGGTAGATGGTTTTCATCTTCTTGGAAATCATTTGCCGGTTACTGCGATTGTGCAAGATCCGCTGTTGCAGGAGACGAAGTTTTTCTATACCGGTTTTGCGCCGGAACTTTTAGAAGATGGAGAGACTAATTCGAGACTGTTTGTCTATAACGATAATTATTTATACCCGGTTCGGAAAATGTTAAACCACTTAGGCGGAAATATGGTGGAATTTGCGGGACAGCAGCGAAAACAGGATGTTGCGCAAGGATTTGTCAATTATATTTCAAGCAACAATGGTTTTACATTAGCGGATCTCTTTTCTTATGAGCAAAAACATAATGAAAAAAATGGTGAGGATAACCGGGATGGAAATAACTGGAATTTCAGCTCCAATTGTGGTGCGGAAGGCCCTACCAGAAAAAAACAGATTCGGGAAATGAGAGAACTTAGAATCCGGAATGCATTTGCCTGCCTGCTGCTTGCGCAGGGGGTTCCGCTTTTATGGTCGGGGGACGAGTTCGCCAACTCACAGGATGGAAATAACAACGCTTATTGCCAGGATAATGAGATCGGCTGGATTAACTGGAAACAGGCGAAAAAAGAACAGTGGCTTACGGATTATGTAAAAGAATTAATCCGCTTTCGAAAGGAACATCCGGTTGTCTCAAGCGCTGTGCCAATGAGGCTTTGCGATTATGCGCAAAAAGGAATGCCGGACTTATCTTATCATGAGAAAAGTGCCTGGATGCTGGAATTTTTGCCGGAACAGCAAGATATCGGCATGATGTACTGTGGCGGATATGCAAAAGATACAAATTCACAGGAGGATGTCTACATTGCCTACAATTTTCATGTGGGGAATGGTGCGCTTGCATTGCCAAAATTGCAAGAAAATAAGAAGTGGCACCTTGTCATGGATACCTCACTTGGGAAAACACCGTTTTTGGAAAAGGCAGCATTGTTAAAAAATCAACAAACTTATGCGATAAGTGGACAAACGGTTGCAATTCTGATATCACGAAAAGTGCCAAAGGCAGTGGCAGAAGAAAAAACGCAAAAAAAGACAAAAAATGAAAGTAAGAGATGGGAATAGAACATGAAAGCATGGAAACATTTTTGTACAATCAATCATCATAAAAATCTGGTTATGAAGGGATGCTTTCAGGTAGGCTTATACAAGCAAGGGCTGTTACATGACCTTTCGAAGTATACGCCGACGGAATTTTTGGTTGGCTGTAAGTATTATCAGGGGACGATGAGTCCGAATAATGCAGAGCGGAAGGAACGTGGTTATTCCACAGCCTGGCTGCACCACAAAGGCAGAAATAAGCATCATTTAGAGTACTGGATTGACTATGGAGTGCCGGATCAGGAAGGACCGGAAAAGGGAAAACCAAAGGGTCTTATGGGAATGAAGATGCCAATCCGCTATGTGGTGGAGATGTACATTGACCGTGTGGCAGCGTCAAAAAATTATCAAAAAGAAAAATACCGCAATGACAGTGCGTTAAAATATTATAACAATGGAAAAGAAGTTCACATTCTTCATGATGACACCAGAGCTCTTTTGGAGCTGTTGCTTGAAATGGTGGCATTAAAGGGAGAAAAGGAGACAAATCATTTTATCAAATATGAACTGCTAAAAGGAAAAATTCCTTACGAAAAAGAATGGCTGCAGGAATATCTTCGTAAAATGAAGCAGTAAGCGCAGATTGCGCAAAAGCAAAAATGTTGTCCTAAAAAAGTTTTTTTGGAAAAAAGAAGGGGAAAAGCACGGAAAACATGGCCGAAACATAGAATGTATCAAATAGGCTTTTAAGGTGCGTTTTGAAAACATTTTTGACTCCATTATCACCAGATGAGGAAGCTTCCTGCTTGCAGAAGTTAAAAAAAGGCGACCTTGAGGCGAGAAATGAACTTGTGGAACGAAATATGCGTCTGGTTGCCCATGTCGCAAAAAAATACCAGAACACAGAGGAAGACATGGAAGATTTGATTTCCATCGGAACCATCGGGTTAATCAAGGCGGTTTCTACCTACAAGGAAAATCACGGGAGCAGACTGGCAACTTACGCAGCACGCTGCATTGACAATGAACTTTTGATGTATTTTCGAATGCGTAAGAAAAATGCCAAAGATGTTTCCCTGTATGAACCGATTGGAACAGATAAAGAGGGAAACCAGATTCATCTTTTGGATATCGTCGAATCCGAGCAGGTGGACGTTGTCGAAGAGATGGAAAAAAACAGAAAGATTCAAAGGATGATGCAGATTTTACCCGAGGTTTTAAATGAAAGGGAACAGGAAATCATCATAAACCGGTATGGCCTTTTTCAAAAAAAGACGATGACGCAGCGTGAACTTGCCGCAAGAATGGGAATCTCAAGATCCTATGTTTCAAGGATTGAAAAAAGAGCGCTAGACAAACTAAAGTTAAATTTTTAAAAAATATAGTAATTATTCTTTGAAAAAGATGAAATCTATGCTATGATGATTTCATCTTTTTTATCTATAACGTCAATTGGCATTCAGCCAGAATTTCCAAAATTTAAAAGAAAACAGAATAGGAGTGATTATTTGTATAGTATCGTTTCCACTGCAATTGTGCATGGAATTGAAAGTATTCCAATTACGGTAGAAGCAGACATCAGTGAAGGACTGCCTGTTTTTGAGATGGTAGGATTTTTGTCTGCTGAAGTAAAGGAGGCAAAAGAACGTGTCAGGACGGCACTGAAAAATTCAGGCTTTTTATTGCCGGCCAAGAGGATTACCGTAAATTTTTCTCCGGCAAATATCAGAAAAACGGGGTCTGGATTTGATTTACCGGTTGCGCTTGCAATTCTTTGTGCGCTTGGTATGATTCCAGAAGATTCCCTAAAGGATAGTATTGTAATAGGAGAACTTGGGTTAAACGGGAAAATACAAGGTGTGACAGGCGTTCTTCCGATTGTCGCAATGGCGAAAAAGAATGGAAAGAAGGCATGCCTGATACCGGAATGTAACAGAAAAGAAGCGGGACTTGTATCTGGCATGGCGGTATATGGAATGTCAGATTTGAAAGAGGCGATTTCTTTTTTAAATGGCGGTGCTTATGTCGAAAAAACAGATATTAATATAGAAGAGATTCCGCTCAAGGAACGAACCTATGATTTTGCTGACATAAATGGTCAGAAAATGTTAAAACGGGCCTGTGAGGTGGCAGTTTCCGGGATGCATAATCTTTTGATGATTGGGCCGCCGGGGGCAGGAAAGACCATGACAGCGATGCGGATTCCGTCCATTCTTCCACCGTTAGATGAGGAAGAGCAAATGGAGCTTTCGAAAATATACAGTGTGTGCGGTTTGCTGGAACAAAGTGAGACGCTTTTAAAAGAGCGTCCGTTTCGAAATCCGCATCACACGATTACGCCGCAGGGGTTATCTGGAGGAGGCACTTACCCGAAACCGGGGGAGATATCACTGGCACATAAGGGCGTCCTGTTTTTGGATGAACTTCCCGAATTTCAAAAGACGACACTTGAGATTTTAAGGCAGCCGATGGAAGAAAAGAAGGTTCACCTCGTCCGTGCGTATGGAAACTATGTGTTCCCGGCGGATTTTATCTTAGTGGCGGCGATGAATCCGTGTTCCTGTGGCTACTATCCGGATATGCAAAGATGCAGGTGTTCGCAGACGGCAATCGAGCGCTATCTGAACAAAATCAGCCAGCCGCTTTTAGACCGGATTGACATCAGCATAGAGGCGTCAAAAATCAGTTATGACGAATTAAATGAAGAGATGGAAAATGAGACTTCAGAACAGATTCGACAAAGGGTTGTCCGGGCAATGGAAGTACAAAAAATAAGATATCAAGAAGAAGCATTTTGCTATAACAGCCAGATTCCATCCTCCAAAATAAAAGAGTATTGTGCGCTAACACCAGAGTTAGAAGACTATATGAGACAGATGTTTCAAAAATTAAATTTAACAGCAAGGTCATATCATAAAATCTTAAAGGTGTCGAGAACGCTTGCTGATATGGAGTCCTCCGAAAGGATACGGAAAAAGCATCTGGAGGAAGCAATCTGTTACCGGAGTCTCGAACGGAAATTTTTTCAAAGAGGAGGTGTCAGGTGAAAAAGTATCAATACTGGCTTTCGAACATTCCGGGAATAGGAAATCGCACGATTCATCACCTGATACAGATATATGGTGATGCGAGGGAAGTTTATTTTTCGAAGGAATCTAGACTTCAGGCGGTTCCAAAACTTTCGAAAATACAACAGGAAAGCATTTTAGAGTCTAAAAAGACATGGAATTTAGAAAGACAGGAGGAAAAATTACAGGAAAGCGGAATTTCTTTCTTTTGCATCGAAAATGATGATTTCCCCGAAAAAATACGAAATATTTATGATGCACCATACAGTTTTTATTGCAAGGGGAAACTTCCGGATCCCAAGGAGAAAAGCATTGCCATCGTAGGGGCACGCAGATGCAGCGAATATGGGCGTGCTGTGGCGTTAGAGCTGGGAGAAAAATTTGCAAAAGAAAATGTGAGTGTGATAAGCGGCATGGCACTTGGCATTGATGCGTTTGGACATTGGGGTGCCATCCGTGGAAAAGGAAAGACCTATGCCGTATTAGGATGCGGTGTGGATGTCTGTTATCCGCCCACAAACCGTTCTCTATATGAAAAAATTTTACAGACTGGTGGCATCATTAGTGAATACCCCATTGGAACGCAGCCAGTGGCGAAACTTTTTCCAGCGAGAAACCGTCTGATTTCGGCATTCTCAGATGCCGTGATTGTTGTGGAGGCAAGAAGAAAGAGTGGCTCTTTGATCACGGCTGATTTTGCACTTGAACAGGGAAAGGATATTTATGCGGTTCCGGGCGGAATTTACGATGATTTAAGCCTTGGATGCAACGATTTAATCCGCCAGGGAGCAGGCATTGTAACAGGTACAAATGCCCTTTTAACAGACCTTAATTTCACATCATCCGATGACATGGAACAACTGACCCTTGAAAAAATATTACTTGAAAAACATGAATCGTTGGTGTATAGTTGTGTAGATTTACGACCGAGAAGTATCGATGAACTTTTGAGAAAAACCGGTCTTTCTGTACAAAAGCTGATTCCCGCAGTAACAGCTTTACAGGAAAAGAATCTCATTGAAGAATCATTTAAAAATTATTATATAAGACGAAATTAGGGGATATCAAAGGAGATGGATGAATGGCAAAATATCTTGTGATCGTGGAATCACCGGCAAAGGTAAAAACAATCAAGAAATTTTTAGGCAAGAATTATGAAGTGGTGGCATCAAATGGACATGTGCGTGATTTGCCGAAGAGTACTTTAGGAATTGACATAGAACATGATTATGAGCCAAAGTATATTACAATACGTGGAAAAGGCGATATTCTTGCAAAGCTAAGAAAAGAAGTCAAAAAAGCAGATAAAGTTTATCTCGCAACCGACCCGGACCGTGAGGGAGAAGCAATTTCCTGGCACTTAAGCCAGAGCTTAAAGTTAGCAGATAAAAAAGTTTACCGAATTAGCTTTAACGAAATTACACAGAATGCGGTAAAGACTTCGTTAAAAGAGCCACGGGAGATTGACATGGATCTTGTCAATGCCCAGCAGGCAAGAAGAATGTTGGATCGTATGGTAGGATACCGGATTAGTCCGCTCCTTTGGGCAAAAGTAAAACGTGGATTAAGTGCAGGACGTGTGCAGTCGGTTGCCCTTCGTATTATCTGTGACAGAGAAGAGGAGATTAATGCGTTTATTCCGGAAGAATACTGGACACTTGATGCATCGTTACAGATTCCTGGAGAAAAGAAACCACTGGTAGCGAAGTTCTATGGAGATGAGAAAAGCAAGATGACAATTTCATCTGAAACAGAGATGAAAAAAGTCATGGATGAAATCAGACAGGAAGAATTCCAGGTTTTAGACGTTAAAAAAGGAGAGCGTGTGAAAAAAGCACCGCTTCCGTTTACGACAAGTACCATGCAGCAGGAAGCATCAAAGAACTTGAACTTTGCAATTTCAAAAACGATGCGAATTGCACAGCAGCTTTATGAAGGTGTTGATATTAAAGGACAAGGTACGGTCGGTTTGATTACCTACCTAAGAACAGACTCTGTCCGTATCTCAGAAGAGGCAGATGAGCAGGCGAGAACATTTATTACAGAGCAGTATGGTGAGAATTATGTTGCAACCACATCGACAGAAAAGAAAAATTCTGCCAAAATTCAGGATGCACATGAGGCAATCAGACCTTCCGACATCAACCGTACACCGGCTATGGTAAAGGATTCGTTGTCGAGAGATCAGTTCCGTCTGTATCAGTTAATCTGGAAACGTTTTGCAGCAAGCAGAATGGCTCCGGCTGTTTATGAGACAACAACCGTAAAAATTGGAGCTGGAAAATACCGTTTTAATGTGGCTGCTTCTAAGATTTCCTTTGACGGCTTCATGTCTGTGTATACAAGTGAAGATGATGAGAAGGCACAGGGAAATGTATTGTTAAAATCCATCGACGAATCTACACAGCTCGAATTGATTGATTTTGAGGATAAACAGCATTTCACACAGCCACCGGCACATTACACGGAAGCATCGCTGGTTAAGACGTTAGAGGAACTTGGAATCGGAAGACCAAGTACGTATTCCCCAACCATCACAACCATTCTTGCAAGAAGATATATTGTAAAAGAGGCAAAGAACCTTTATGTGACAGAGCTTGGTGAAGTGGTCAACTCCATTATGAAAGAGTCGTTCCCGTCTATCGTTGACGAACATTTTACCGCAAATATGGAATCACTTCTGGACGGTGTGGAAGAGGGGAAAATTGCCTGGAAGACGGTTGTAGAGAATTTCTATCCGGATTTGGAAGAAGCGGTTGAAAAAGCAGAAAAGGAACTGGAAAAGGTAAAAATTGAGGATGAGGTAACGGATGTAATCTGCGAATCATGTGGACGTAACATGGTTGTAAAATATGGTCCTCACGGAAAATTCTTAGCGTGCCCGGGCTTCCCAGAATGCCGGAATACAAAGCCATACTTAGAAAAAATTGGCGTGAAATGTCCGGTCTGTGGAAAAGATGTAGTGTTAAAGAAGACCAAAAAGGGAAGAAAATATTACGGATGTGAAAATAATCCAGAGTGTGAGTTCATGAGCTGGTCGATGCCGGTGAATGAACCTTGCCCGAAATGTGGAAAGTACATGGTGGTCAAAGGCAACAAAATTGTTTGTTCTGACGAAAAATGTGGTTATGTAACAGAAAAGAAACCAAATAATTAATTAAATTTCAGAAAAATTACAAAATTGTTGCAAAGATGACGAAAAGGTGCTAGAATTATCTTCAACATGGAAAACTAGTTTGAAAATAGGAGGCATGTAAGATGAGTGTTCAGTTATTGGACAAGACGAGGAAGATAAATAAGCTTCTTCATAACAACAATTCGTCCAAAGTCGTGTTCAACGATATCTGTGCGGTTTTAACGGGTATTCTTGATTCTAATATTCTTGTGATTAGTAAGAAGGGAAAAGTATTAGGAACCGGCCTATGCAATGGAGTAGAGGAGATTACAGAGCTGATCGTTGATGAGGTAGGGGGCTTCATCGATCCGTTGTTGAATGAACGTCTGCTTGGAATTTTATCGACAAAAGAAAATGTAAATCTTGAGACACTTGGATTTGTCGGAGAGATAAAGAAATACAAAGCGATTATCACACCGATTGATATCGCAGGGGAACGTTTAGGAACCTTGTTTGTTTACCGCTGTGACAGACAATATGATATTGATGATATTATTTTGACAGAATATGGAACTACGGTAGTCGGACTTGAAATGATGCGTTCTGTGAATGAGGAAAATGCGGAAGAGACAAGAAAAGTTCAGATTGTAAAATCTGCAATCAGCACGTTATCGTTTTCTGAATTGGAGGCGATTACCCATATCTTTGATGAGATGGATGGAAAAGAGGGAATTCTTGTTGCCAGCAAGATTGCAGACCGCGTAGGCATTACAAGATCTGTAATTGTAAATGCACTCCGTAAATTTGAGAGTGCCGGGGTAATCGAATCAAGATCATCCGGAATGAAAGGAACATACATCAAAGTATTAAATGATGTTGTTTTTGATGAATTGGCAAAGATTAAAAACCAAAATTTAAAAGAAGTATAGAGTGAGAGCTTATAGTTTCAGACTATAAGCTCCTTTTTTCGGATAATTTCAGCCTAAAATCGAAAAAAGTATTTTAAAATTTGTGTAAGAAAGTTACATTAATAGTATGGTTTTATGTGGGTTTTTGCATGTTTCATTGTTTTGGACGTGAATCAAAGATGTTGTACCTTTGCTGGAAAAATGCACAATATCATGTAAAATATGGAAAAACTACTTGTGTTTTTGAAAATATGATTTATAATAAAAATGAGAAAAAAGTACTTATTTGTCGGAAGGGAGAAGGCTGTATGATTAACACCGATGCATTCAATTATATCAATGTTTTGGACAAGGCTGCGGATGCAAGCTGGATGAGAGAGAAAGCAATTGCAAATAATATTGCAAATGTAGACACACCGGGGTATAAGCGGATTGATGTGGATTTTGAGACAACACTTCGAAGAGAACTTGGAAATGCACAGTATATTACGCTGGATGAAAAAGTGAAGAATGTCGATTTAGACAAGCTGAATGTTCAGACTTATACAGATTCGGCTGGATATTCCTACCGAATTGATGAAAATAATGTGGATGTTGATACTGAGAACGTGGAACTTGCGTCGGAACAGATTCGTTATGAGGCTCTGACAGGAAGCTGCATCAACTCGGAGTTCCAAAGACTTGCATCAGCATTAGGAAAATAACAGATGGGGGTAAGAAGACATGGGATTATTTCAGGCGTTTGATATCAGTGCGTCCGGTATGACGGCTGAGCGGTTTCGAACCGATATTATTGCACAGAATATCGCAAACGTAAATACAACAAGAACAGAAGATGGGACACCATACCGTCGTAAAATTGTCACATTTAGTGAAAAACAGGTAACACCATTCAGTGATTACTACAATACATCCAGAAATGCAGGAAGAATTGGAAATGGTGTAAAAGTTTCCTCAGTAAAAGAGGACGAGGAGACAGATTTTGTGATGGAGTATGATCCTTCCCATCCGGATGCAGATGAGAATGGCTATGTTTCCTATCCGAATGTGAATACGGTTACAGAGATGACCAACCTTATTGACGCTACAAGGGCATATGAGGCAAATACAACAGCATTTGATGCGAGCAAGAGCATGGCGCAGGCTGGATTACAGATTGGAAAATAAGAGATAAGGAAGGGATAACAGATGGATATTACATCACTTTCGGGCGTTACATCAGATTATATATCACAGGTTGCAGAGAAAAACAAACTGGTTAATACATCAGATAAAAGTTTTAGTGCCACGCTGAATTCTGCAATGGATATGTTAAACGAGACAAATGATTTACAGAATTCAGCGGAATCAGCAGAGATTCAGTTTGCATTAGGATATTCGGAGAATACACATGATTTACAGATTGCGCTTCAGAAAGCAAATGTTGCGTTACAGTACACAGTAGCAGTCCGCGATAAGATGCTTGATGCATATAAAGAGATTATGAATATGTCAATATAAAGACAAATACATGAATAGATATGAGGGATTAATATGCCGGAACAGGTTCAAAAGATTTTAGACAAAATAATGGAATGGTGGAAAAAATTCAACACAAAGCAGCGCATGATTATGATTAGCGCAACAGCATGTGTTCTTTTAGCACTTATCATTTTGGCAGCGGTTTTGTCACAGCCAACCATGGTTCCGTTGATTACCTGTGATTCTACATCACAGGCAGGAGAGGTAAAGGATTTACTAGAAGGAAACGACGTTTCTTATCAGCTGTCAGATGATGGACTGACATTTGAAGTAAATGAGAAAGATAAGGCAAATGCAGCAATCCTGCTTGGAACGAACAATATTCCGGCGGAAGGATATGATATCAGCAGTGTATTCGATGGAGGATTCAGCTCCACAGAAGCGGATAAGACCAAGAAATACAAAGTATATCTGGAAAAGCATTTTGCGGAAAGTTTGGAAACATTCTCGAATGTAGAGAGTGCATCAGTGCGTTTGGATTTACCGGACGATGATGGAACCATTCTTTCTAAAGATGAGCAGGCATCTGCAACTGCAATTTTAACTTTATCCGATGATATGGATGAAGACCAGGCTTATGGAGTTGCACAGTTTATGGCAACTAATCTGGGCAATGACAATACCGATAATATTCTGATTATGGACAGCAACTCGAATGTACTTTATTCAGGTTCTGATTCATCTTCTACAACAGGAACAGCGAACACCCAGTTGTCTTTGAAAGTAAAAGCAGAGAATCAGATTAAGGACAAGGTTAAAAAGGCAATGCAGGATTCCTCTTTGTATGACAGCGTTGAGATTGCAACTAACCTGGATATGAACTTTGATGAAAAGACAGAGGCAACACATGAGTATTACGCACCGGATGGAATGACGACGGGTATGCCGTCATCTGTGGATGACTATTCTTCAACATCAGAGGGGGGAGCAGCAGCAGAACCCGGAACAGGTTCCAATGATGACACCACCTACATGATAGACGACAGTGATTATACAAAGTCTGAGGTTAATGAGAATAAGACAAACTATCAGAACAATGAAAAAGTCACAGAGACAAAATCAGCAGTAGGAACAATAAACTACGATACATCTTCCATTTCGATTGTTGCAACTAATTATGTGATTTATGATGAAGATACGTTGAAAAAATCAGGCGCATTAGATGGGATGACATTTGATGAATATGTAGCAGCGAACAGCAATCGTGTAAAAGCAGATGTAGATGATGATTACTATAACATGGTGGCAACAGCGACTGGATTTTCCCGAGATAATATCACGATCATTGCGTATGATGAGCCAGTGTTCCAGTATTCATCCGGAAACGGACGTACGTTATCTGATTACTTACAGATTGCACTTGCGGTTATCATTTTTGCACTTCTCGGATTTGTGGTATTCCGCAGCACAAGAAAAGAGAAAGAAACAGAACTCGAACCAGAACTTTCCGTAGAAAATCTGT
This genomic window from Roseburia sp. 831b contains:
- a CDS encoding ATP-dependent helicase, whose amino-acid sequence is MSFNKSQEEAIHHKDGPCLTLAGPGSGKTLVITERTKYLITEYGIDPSHILVITFTKAAALEMKARFLKLMGTDSCQVTFGTFHAVYFSVLKHAYHYSASNIIREDQKYQFMREIIQRQYLEYEDETEFITSILGEISTVKNSGIDLAHYYAKNCAEEVFRKIYRLYEERLHQGRLIDFDDMLVYTYELFKERKDYLNAWQKKYQYILIDEFQDINKIQFDVIKMIAQPKNNLFIVGDDDQSIYRFRGAKPEIMLHFKDDFPDAKEILLDTNYRSQANVVKQSINLISYNKERYQKEIQAFQEPMDEVRYAVFKSQKEENSKIIWEIQEQIEKGASYSDFAILFRTNTQPRLLMEQLMEYNIPFRTKDNIPNLYEHWIAKDIFAYIRIAKGSRLRRDFLQIMNRPKRYISRDSLDEETVAFDVWEWFYEEQPWIRERIERLEYDIKMLSGMSPYAAINYIRRGIGYDDFCAEYADYRRINPDDLYEVLEELLAGAKEYKTYDDWFNHIEEYGKELERLSRIQNQNENSVSLATLHSSKGLEYPTVYIVDVNEGLMPYKKAVLDQDIEEERRMFYVGMTRAKKELNIFSVQNLNNKEMEISRFVKESKIANAKKVE
- a CDS encoding DUF1292 domain-containing protein, with amino-acid sequence MASKEDLQKNLNTDDDADICVTLDLDDGTQVECEILTIFDVGEQDYIALLPLDEKGEPNEEGEVFIYRYSEDSEGNPNLENIQDDEEYEAVSDRFDELLDEADYEKLADDDE
- a CDS encoding alpha-amylase family glycosyl hydrolase gives rise to the protein MNFTIKEGNYKELGAVAEKKTVTFTFCAKKDEECAILLYEKEEQKQHRILIPKEYRIGSLCSVCVEPIAWKNIVYQYEINGVIQVDPYAKEIIGREAWNPVCEKKEVREVFAGITGNCDFTHKERREPVTKDQMILYKLHVRGFSMEDTSVRGQKKGTFPAVTAKIPYLKELGITTLELMPVYEFEEADPREALNFWGYTKGNYFAVKSSYGKKDARKEFRQLVDTLHAHHMEAVMEIYFEEKESHSLILDALRYWVMEYQVDGFHLLGNHLPVTAIVQDPLLQETKFFYTGFAPELLEDGETNSRLFVYNDNYLYPVRKMLNHLGGNMVEFAGQQRKQDVAQGFVNYISSNNGFTLADLFSYEQKHNEKNGEDNRDGNNWNFSSNCGAEGPTRKKQIREMRELRIRNAFACLLLAQGVPLLWSGDEFANSQDGNNNAYCQDNEIGWINWKQAKKEQWLTDYVKELIRFRKEHPVVSSAVPMRLCDYAQKGMPDLSYHEKSAWMLEFLPEQQDIGMMYCGGYAKDTNSQEDVYIAYNFHVGNGALALPKLQENKKWHLVMDTSLGKTPFLEKAALLKNQQTYAISGQTVAILISRKVPKAVAEEKTQKKTKNESKRWE
- a CDS encoding DUF5662 family protein, producing MKAWKHFCTINHHKNLVMKGCFQVGLYKQGLLHDLSKYTPTEFLVGCKYYQGTMSPNNAERKERGYSTAWLHHKGRNKHHLEYWIDYGVPDQEGPEKGKPKGLMGMKMPIRYVVEMYIDRVAASKNYQKEKYRNDSALKYYNNGKEVHILHDDTRALLELLLEMVALKGEKETNHFIKYELLKGKIPYEKEWLQEYLRKMKQ
- the sigK gene encoding RNA polymerase sporulation sigma factor SigK, whose amino-acid sequence is MKTFLTPLSPDEEASCLQKLKKGDLEARNELVERNMRLVAHVAKKYQNTEEDMEDLISIGTIGLIKAVSTYKENHGSRLATYAARCIDNELLMYFRMRKKNAKDVSLYEPIGTDKEGNQIHLLDIVESEQVDVVEEMEKNRKIQRMMQILPEVLNEREQEIIINRYGLFQKKTMTQRELAARMGISRSYVSRIEKRALDKLKLNF
- a CDS encoding YifB family Mg chelatase-like AAA ATPase — translated: MYSIVSTAIVHGIESIPITVEADISEGLPVFEMVGFLSAEVKEAKERVRTALKNSGFLLPAKRITVNFSPANIRKTGSGFDLPVALAILCALGMIPEDSLKDSIVIGELGLNGKIQGVTGVLPIVAMAKKNGKKACLIPECNRKEAGLVSGMAVYGMSDLKEAISFLNGGAYVEKTDINIEEIPLKERTYDFADINGQKMLKRACEVAVSGMHNLLMIGPPGAGKTMTAMRIPSILPPLDEEEQMELSKIYSVCGLLEQSETLLKERPFRNPHHTITPQGLSGGGTYPKPGEISLAHKGVLFLDELPEFQKTTLEILRQPMEEKKVHLVRAYGNYVFPADFILVAAMNPCSCGYYPDMQRCRCSQTAIERYLNKISQPLLDRIDISIEASKISYDELNEEMENETSEQIRQRVVRAMEVQKIRYQEEAFCYNSQIPSSKIKEYCALTPELEDYMRQMFQKLNLTARSYHKILKVSRTLADMESSERIRKKHLEEAICYRSLERKFFQRGGVR